In Bradyrhizobium lablabi, one DNA window encodes the following:
- a CDS encoding autotransporter domain-containing protein, whose translation MKTGVAATAGFVALCGCVAPASAGPIEDQIIRNVIQNILQNVRDQIQSRKVLPAPGMLRFSAEESEFDNRNPFAAQGSDNPFAALAYAKSPVLKAPPMAVAPAPLWIYGVNAVGSEDLSRSFGTVSSTSTGTGAFDVTKIGIFTASDALTFVATGSDSWSHTSGFTFSDSNTPSGSGTLAYTNGGFSTDFTVTASWTRTTLIGLGIVGTVPDTSSLSYTDNVQYKYDLPYSVFIEPTVGVTYTELYTANFGMKTGDSTEVHGGARIGTQMKWMGFVVEPQISGAVFKVVDQSGIVAAPGLPPGFGGVPVAVAGVTETGLGGRGSAKVNVIWTDHFSSYFEGHGSGVAGTKTQGFVATQTIGGSVGLRYTW comes from the coding sequence ATGAAGACGGGCGTTGCCGCCACAGCCGGGTTTGTGGCGCTGTGCGGTTGTGTAGCACCGGCAAGTGCGGGTCCCATTGAGGACCAGATAATCCGCAACGTCATCCAGAACATTTTGCAGAACGTTCGCGATCAGATTCAGAGCCGCAAGGTTTTGCCCGCTCCGGGAATGCTGCGCTTCTCTGCCGAGGAATCCGAATTCGACAATCGCAATCCCTTCGCCGCCCAGGGTAGCGACAATCCGTTCGCGGCGCTGGCCTACGCCAAGTCGCCTGTCCTGAAGGCGCCGCCGATGGCGGTCGCCCCGGCCCCGCTGTGGATTTACGGCGTCAACGCCGTCGGCAGCGAAGACCTGAGCCGCTCGTTTGGCACGGTATCGTCGACCTCCACCGGCACCGGCGCCTTCGACGTCACCAAGATCGGGATCTTCACCGCGTCGGACGCCTTGACCTTCGTCGCCACCGGCAGCGACTCCTGGTCGCACACCTCCGGCTTCACGTTCTCGGATTCGAACACGCCGTCCGGTTCAGGCACCCTCGCCTACACCAATGGCGGCTTCTCGACCGATTTCACGGTGACGGCAAGCTGGACCAGGACCACGCTGATCGGGCTTGGCATCGTCGGGACCGTGCCGGACACCAGCTCGCTCAGCTATACCGACAACGTCCAATATAAATACGACCTGCCGTATTCGGTCTTCATCGAACCGACGGTCGGGGTGACCTACACGGAGCTGTACACCGCCAATTTCGGGATGAAGACCGGCGACAGCACCGAGGTGCATGGCGGCGCGCGGATCGGGACCCAGATGAAGTGGATGGGCTTCGTCGTTGAACCCCAGATCTCGGGTGCGGTGTTCAAGGTCGTGGATCAGAGCGGGATCGTTGCGGCGCCCGGGCTTCCGCCGGGCTTTGGCGGCGTTCCCGTCGCAGTCGCAGGCGTCACCGAGACCGGGCTCGGCGGCCGGGGCTCGGCCAAGGTCAACGTGATCTGGACCGACCATTTCTCGTCCTACTTCGAGGGCCATGGCAGCGGCGTCGCCGGCACCAAGACGCAGGGCTTTGTCGCGACGCAAACCATCGGTGGCTCGGTCGGCCTGCGCTATACGTGGTGA